From Paenibacillus physcomitrellae, the proteins below share one genomic window:
- a CDS encoding dihydroorotate dehydrogenase encodes MGAVYGGGWTSTGAILVLFILLVIISRTFLI; translated from the coding sequence ATGGGTGCTGTCTATGGCGGAGGCTGGACTTCGACAGGCGCAATTCTGGTTTTGTTCATTTTGCTGGTTATTATTTCGAGAACTTTCCTCATTTAA
- a CDS encoding Cof-type HAD-IIB family hydrolase — MNYQLIALDVDGTLLTDDHKLTDETAEVIRAVAATGVEIVLCTGRAPQSSIPYMQSLGLEGSIITHNGAATVGVKGDTYTVIHEFPLDLNGLQPYFDYCRENGVHFDVNTTFKLYVPGADQLEQDVLDMYRQFLITPKNLPPLSEFTEPVVKVTAAGSKEFMDKVEADWSLWEQPFNMLRSGDYFVDLMHKQSSKGAALQQLAEKRGIARENIMAIGNYYNDLSMLTYAGLGIAMDNSPLEVKAAADDVTVSNNEDGVKAALEKYCLNKAVL, encoded by the coding sequence ATGAATTACCAACTGATTGCGCTTGACGTAGACGGCACACTGCTGACGGATGATCATAAACTGACAGACGAGACAGCGGAGGTGATTCGGGCTGTGGCCGCGACGGGCGTTGAAATCGTCCTTTGCACAGGCCGTGCGCCGCAAAGCTCTATCCCTTACATGCAGTCTCTGGGCCTGGAAGGCTCCATTATCACGCACAACGGAGCTGCTACCGTAGGGGTGAAAGGGGACACTTACACGGTTATCCACGAGTTTCCGCTTGATTTGAACGGACTGCAGCCCTATTTCGATTATTGCCGGGAGAATGGTGTCCACTTTGATGTGAATACAACCTTCAAGCTGTATGTTCCGGGAGCAGATCAGCTGGAACAGGACGTGCTGGATATGTACCGGCAGTTTCTGATTACGCCCAAGAACCTGCCGCCTTTGAGCGAGTTTACTGAGCCCGTCGTTAAAGTTACAGCAGCGGGCAGCAAAGAATTTATGGATAAAGTCGAGGCGGACTGGAGCTTGTGGGAACAGCCGTTTAATATGCTGCGCAGCGGCGATTATTTCGTGGATCTTATGCACAAGCAGTCCTCTAAGGGAGCGGCCTTGCAGCAGTTAGCGGAGAAGAGAGGGATTGCCCGCGAGAATATTATGGCTATTGGCAATTACTATAATGACCTTTCGATGCTGACTTACGCTGGGCTTGGCATTGCCATGGACAATTCACCGCTGGAGGTTAAAGCGGCAGCGGATGACGTAACCGTGTCCAATAATGAGGATGGCGTCAAAGCCGCACTGGAGAAATATTGTCTGAACAAGGCGGTTCTTTAA